Proteins from a genomic interval of Halomonas alkaliantarctica:
- the xdhA gene encoding xanthine dehydrogenase small subunit translates to MATIAFLLNGTPQRCNVSPDTSILTLLREHLAQTGTKEGCASGDCGACTVAIGESTTGTQRFASANACITPAHQLQGRHLVTVEGLSEKGHLHPAQEAMIECHGSQCGFCTPGIVMSLFTLHSDLTQRPAPLLQQLSPERLEATLGGNLCRCTGYRPIRDAALRMNDIPYERPLWFDATLPASESDTQSTDSLGTAPFFVQPTSLEELTQLRQEAPRARLVAGGTDLWLESTQRLAPLDQLIDVSQVAELLTVEEATHENRSGWWIGAGVTYTQLEPLFEKHFPAFAHLLHRLGSQQIRNRGTLGGNIANASPIGDTPPVLLALGAQVELASTNGKRCLALEDFFLDYKKTALAENEVVARVFIPQPVEGSQLRVWKLSKRREDDISALLGAFSYRIEQGTLHDVRIAFGGMAATPKRAKAAEAALEGCTITADAFRTAQQALDDDFQPMSDVRGSQHYRQQAAKNLLERLYLSLSAPDHEVMLHAYAH, encoded by the coding sequence ATGGCAACGATTGCGTTCCTGCTCAATGGTACCCCCCAGCGGTGTAACGTTTCACCCGACACCAGTATTTTAACCCTATTACGTGAGCATTTGGCCCAAACGGGTACCAAAGAGGGCTGCGCATCGGGCGATTGCGGCGCTTGCACCGTGGCGATTGGTGAGTCAACGACTGGCACGCAAAGGTTCGCCAGCGCGAATGCGTGTATCACGCCTGCTCACCAACTACAGGGTAGACACTTGGTCACCGTTGAAGGGTTGTCGGAAAAAGGTCACTTGCACCCGGCCCAGGAAGCGATGATCGAATGCCATGGTAGCCAGTGTGGTTTTTGTACGCCGGGTATCGTCATGTCACTTTTCACCCTGCATAGCGACCTTACTCAGCGCCCTGCTCCGCTGTTACAACAACTGTCACCAGAACGCCTAGAAGCCACCCTGGGCGGCAATTTGTGCCGCTGTACCGGCTATCGCCCTATCCGCGATGCAGCGCTGCGTATGAACGATATTCCCTACGAACGCCCACTTTGGTTCGACGCGACGCTGCCAGCGTCAGAAAGCGATACTCAATCCACTGATTCCTTAGGAACAGCGCCATTTTTTGTTCAGCCAACGTCTTTGGAAGAGCTAACGCAATTGCGTCAAGAAGCTCCCCGGGCACGGTTAGTGGCAGGCGGCACTGATCTCTGGCTGGAAAGCACTCAGCGCCTGGCGCCGCTTGATCAGTTGATAGACGTTTCCCAGGTTGCTGAACTGTTGACGGTTGAAGAGGCCACGCATGAGAATCGGAGTGGCTGGTGGATAGGCGCCGGGGTTACCTATACCCAGCTCGAGCCGCTGTTTGAAAAGCACTTTCCTGCATTTGCTCATCTGCTGCACCGGCTTGGCTCCCAGCAAATTCGTAATCGGGGAACGCTGGGTGGCAATATCGCCAATGCCTCCCCCATTGGTGATACGCCCCCCGTACTACTTGCCTTGGGCGCTCAGGTGGAGCTTGCCAGCACAAACGGCAAGCGTTGCTTAGCGCTGGAGGATTTCTTCCTTGATTACAAAAAGACCGCCTTGGCAGAGAATGAAGTCGTTGCGCGGGTTTTCATTCCCCAGCCGGTTGAGGGCAGTCAATTACGTGTCTGGAAATTATCCAAGCGTCGCGAAGATGATATCTCTGCGCTACTCGGTGCCTTTAGCTACCGCATTGAACAAGGTACCTTGCATGACGTACGCATCGCTTTTGGGGGAATGGCTGCGACGCCAAAGCGCGCGAAAGCTGCTGAAGCAGCTCTCGAAGGTTGCACCATAACGGCAGATGCTTTTCGCACCGCTCAGCAGGCACTCGATGACGACTTCCAGCCCATGAGTGATGTGCGGGGCAGTCAGCATTATCGCCAACAAGCCGCCAAGAATTTGCTTGAGCGTCTCTATCTTTCTCTCTCAGCGCCCGACCACGAGGTGATGCTCCATGCGTACGCTCACTAA
- the xdhB gene encoding xanthine dehydrogenase molybdopterin binding subunit: MRTLTKLDGDSSRARRELHDHIQGSGPLARHTVDSSGQRQAGSASFHESAEKHVTGRAAYIDDLVLPADALHVALGLSPVAHGTLTELDLSKVKGAPGVADVITFHEVPGHTDIGPVFPGDPIFVDQAISYAGQCLFAVAATSLQAARRAVKLAAISIDEQPASLDPVAATEREEFVRPTHVQTRGAWQQALDQAEQIIEGELFVGGQEHFYLEGQACVVHPTEDEGVIVHTSNQHPSETQKLVAEVLDIPFHAVTVEVRRMGGGFGGKETQASPWACIAAIIARRTGKTVRLRLPRSEDMHATGKRHPFHNRYRLAIDAEGVIQGGEITVIGDCGYSPDLSDAIVDRAMFHADNAYSLGDAQVVGHRAKTHTASNTAFRGFGGPQGMMIIEAAMDDIARQIGEDPLTVRKRNFYRDGREVTHYGQQVDQRQLLHTLVEILESDSDYWARRKAVSDFNSTSPVIKKGLALTPVKFGISFTAQHLNQAGALLHVYTDGSVMINHGGTEMGQGLHTKICQVVARELGLDLDKVRITATRTDKVPNTSPTAASSGADLNGMAARDASSKLRERLFDFAAEHYSEGLDREGMRLEDGMLVAGFGESERRIPWGELVQTAYLNRISLSEKGFYATPLIHYDRSVGQGRPFYYYAFGAAVAEVSVDTLSGEYQVDRVDILHDVGDSLNPAIDIGQVEGGFIQGMGWLTSEELKWNDKGVLASDGPATYKIPTFGDLPPIFNVALMEGHPNSMASLYRSKAVGEPPFMLGICVWSALRDALSSLTDYAISPHLDTPATPERVMLAANAIRKKVL; the protein is encoded by the coding sequence ATGCGTACGCTCACTAAACTGGACGGCGATAGCAGCCGTGCCCGCCGTGAACTACACGACCACATTCAAGGCTCTGGCCCCTTAGCGCGCCATACGGTGGACAGTAGTGGCCAGCGACAGGCGGGAAGCGCAAGCTTTCACGAGAGTGCTGAAAAGCACGTCACCGGCAGGGCCGCTTATATTGACGACTTGGTACTGCCAGCCGACGCCCTGCATGTTGCGCTTGGTCTATCCCCTGTCGCCCATGGCACCTTAACGGAGCTTGATCTCAGCAAGGTGAAAGGGGCACCTGGAGTAGCCGATGTGATTACCTTTCATGAGGTACCAGGGCATACCGATATCGGTCCAGTCTTTCCGGGCGACCCCATTTTTGTCGATCAAGCGATCAGCTACGCAGGCCAATGCCTCTTCGCCGTTGCCGCAACGTCGCTGCAGGCGGCTCGCCGTGCCGTCAAACTCGCCGCCATTAGCATAGACGAGCAGCCTGCCAGTTTAGATCCGGTGGCCGCAACGGAGCGTGAGGAGTTTGTGCGCCCTACCCATGTGCAGACCCGTGGTGCTTGGCAGCAGGCGCTTGACCAAGCTGAGCAGATTATTGAAGGTGAGCTGTTCGTCGGCGGTCAAGAACACTTCTATTTGGAAGGCCAGGCCTGCGTGGTTCACCCCACCGAGGATGAGGGCGTTATCGTCCACACGTCCAACCAGCACCCCAGCGAAACCCAGAAGCTGGTGGCGGAGGTGCTCGACATTCCCTTTCATGCCGTCACCGTAGAAGTGCGCCGCATGGGCGGTGGCTTTGGTGGCAAAGAGACTCAGGCTTCTCCCTGGGCGTGTATTGCTGCAATTATTGCCCGCCGCACCGGCAAAACGGTTCGACTCCGCTTACCGCGCAGTGAAGATATGCACGCCACGGGTAAACGCCACCCCTTCCATAACCGCTATCGATTAGCCATTGATGCAGAGGGCGTTATTCAGGGTGGTGAGATCACAGTGATCGGTGACTGCGGCTACTCGCCGGATCTCTCCGACGCTATCGTTGATCGCGCTATGTTCCACGCCGACAACGCTTACTCGCTGGGGGATGCCCAAGTAGTCGGTCATCGGGCAAAAACCCATACCGCCTCTAATACCGCATTCCGGGGCTTTGGTGGCCCTCAAGGGATGATGATTATCGAAGCGGCCATGGATGATATTGCCCGCCAGATTGGCGAAGACCCTCTGACCGTACGTAAGCGCAACTTCTACCGCGATGGCCGCGAGGTGACTCACTACGGCCAGCAGGTCGACCAACGGCAACTTCTGCATACGCTCGTTGAAATACTCGAAAGCGACAGCGATTACTGGGCACGGCGCAAAGCGGTCAGCGACTTCAATTCCACCAGCCCTGTGATCAAGAAAGGATTGGCACTTACCCCGGTTAAATTTGGCATTTCGTTTACCGCTCAGCATCTTAATCAGGCGGGCGCTCTTCTGCATGTTTACACTGACGGTAGCGTGATGATCAATCACGGTGGTACCGAGATGGGCCAAGGGTTACATACTAAAATTTGTCAGGTGGTGGCTCGCGAGCTGGGCCTGGATCTGGACAAGGTACGCATTACCGCTACGCGAACCGATAAAGTCCCCAACACCTCCCCTACCGCTGCCTCCAGCGGTGCTGACTTGAACGGTATGGCTGCACGGGATGCCTCCAGCAAGCTGCGAGAACGCCTGTTTGATTTTGCCGCTGAGCACTATTCAGAGGGCTTGGATCGCGAAGGAATGCGCCTGGAAGATGGCATGCTAGTGGCCGGGTTCGGCGAGAGCGAGCGCCGCATACCCTGGGGTGAGTTGGTGCAAACCGCCTACCTAAATCGCATATCGCTATCTGAAAAAGGTTTCTACGCCACACCGCTTATTCACTACGATCGTTCAGTGGGTCAAGGTCGGCCCTTCTACTACTACGCGTTTGGCGCGGCAGTGGCAGAGGTAAGCGTTGACACCTTGAGCGGGGAGTACCAGGTAGACCGTGTTGATATTTTGCATGACGTGGGAGATTCACTAAACCCGGCCATTGATATTGGCCAGGTGGAGGGCGGCTTTATTCAAGGAATGGGCTGGTTGACCAGTGAAGAGCTTAAGTGGAACGACAAAGGCGTGCTGGCCAGCGATGGCCCGGCGACCTATAAAATCCCTACCTTTGGTGATCTACCGCCCATCTTCAATGTCGCGCTAATGGAGGGGCATCCCAACTCTATGGCCAGTCTCTACCGGTCAAAAGCAGTGGGTGAGCCCCCTTTTATGCTGGGCATTTGTGTCTGGTCGGCACTGCGTGATGCGCTATCGAGCCTGACTGATTACGCCATCTCTCCCCACTTAGATACACCGGCCACGCCGGAGCGGGTCATGCTGGCAGCCAACGCTATCAGGAAGAAAGTGCTGTGA
- the xdhC gene encoding xanthine dehydrogenase accessory protein XdhC, with product MSSSQTPESWHAALHRLQRDGIPHVLATQVTSAGSTPREPGARMVITDDAIFDTLGGGTFEWQTITAARACLTEKRYGLSLEAFSLGGRSGQCCGGFVNILLEAFPGTTTHIAIFGAGHVGQQLIKLSAPLPWQLHWYDSRSDAFAEQFQQQPRLSCYSLQDAQQSVATLPTGTHALVLTHNHDEDYALIKALIAQDNIASIGLIGSDSKWASFEGRLKRDGYSAGQIARVRCPIGRIHATKLSNKTPYAIALTVVAELLWLTDTPSFQENRGLDSQAVRALMTDSPTTPS from the coding sequence GTGAGTTCCAGTCAAACCCCAGAAAGCTGGCATGCGGCGCTACACCGCTTACAGCGCGACGGAATACCGCATGTACTAGCTACTCAGGTAACCAGTGCAGGCTCCACTCCCCGGGAGCCTGGCGCACGCATGGTGATTACCGACGATGCGATCTTCGACACGCTAGGTGGCGGTACCTTTGAGTGGCAAACCATTACCGCTGCACGTGCTTGTTTGACAGAAAAACGCTATGGCCTCAGCTTGGAAGCCTTTTCTCTGGGCGGACGAAGCGGCCAGTGCTGTGGTGGTTTCGTTAATATTCTATTGGAAGCCTTTCCAGGCACTACAACGCACATCGCGATTTTTGGTGCAGGGCACGTAGGGCAGCAACTGATAAAGCTAAGTGCGCCGCTTCCCTGGCAGTTGCACTGGTACGATAGCCGTAGCGATGCGTTTGCCGAACAGTTCCAGCAGCAGCCACGACTTAGCTGTTATTCACTCCAAGACGCACAGCAAAGTGTTGCCACCTTGCCTACAGGTACCCACGCGCTGGTATTGACGCACAACCACGATGAAGACTATGCGTTGATCAAAGCGCTGATCGCGCAAGATAACATCGCATCGATTGGGCTGATTGGTTCTGACAGCAAATGGGCAAGCTTTGAAGGACGCCTTAAGCGCGATGGTTACTCCGCCGGGCAAATTGCGCGGGTGCGATGCCCCATCGGGCGCATCCATGCCACTAAGCTGAGTAATAAAACGCCCTATGCGATTGCTTTAACGGTGGTGGCCGAACTGCTTTGGCTAACGGACACGCCCTCTTTTCAAGAAAACCGCGGCCTTGACTCCCAGGCAGTGCGAGCGCTAATGACCGACTCTCCGACGACCCCGAGTTAA
- the guaD gene encoding guanine deaminase: MTSSSDTFIRAELISFARDPGDGNTPEPGSLEHYGDGLLWLKGQHIHAVGHFAELSPSLPKGADVLNYRDKLIMPGFIDTHVHYVQLDIMASYGRQLLDWLNDYTFPEECRFANHAHAEALSNAFLDEMLRAGTTTAQVFGSSHPGSVDAFFTACQKRQLRMLVGKVLMDRNAPEALMDGVSGIADSERLIEDWHGNGRLGYSVTPRFAPTSTKTQMDAAGALLRNDPTLWLQTHLAENSGELDWVAELFPGSRDYLAVYEEAGLVGPRSTFAHGIHLDNGMRKRLADRGANIAFCPSSNLFLGSGLFDREAAKQTGMTYTFASDIGAGTDLSGFGTLKAAYQVGQLGGQPLTAWQGFYGLTMGNAKALSLDSHIGQLAPSLEADFVVIDTQATSLLSRRINHCTTLGERLFALMMLADDRAIYETWAGGQCQHRRDK; this comes from the coding sequence ATGACCTCCTCCTCCGATACGTTCATTCGTGCCGAATTGATTAGTTTTGCCCGTGACCCTGGCGATGGCAACACACCTGAACCGGGCAGCTTAGAGCATTACGGCGACGGGCTGCTCTGGTTGAAAGGCCAGCATATTCATGCCGTCGGCCATTTCGCTGAGCTCTCACCTTCGCTACCCAAAGGGGCTGACGTTCTCAATTATCGTGACAAGCTGATTATGCCGGGGTTTATCGATACCCATGTGCACTATGTGCAGCTGGATATCATGGCTTCTTATGGCCGCCAACTGCTTGACTGGCTAAACGACTACACCTTTCCTGAAGAGTGTCGCTTTGCTAATCATGCCCATGCTGAAGCGCTGTCTAACGCTTTTTTGGATGAGATGCTACGTGCGGGCACTACCACTGCCCAGGTATTCGGCTCTAGCCACCCCGGCTCTGTGGATGCATTTTTCACCGCCTGTCAAAAACGCCAGCTGCGTATGCTGGTGGGCAAGGTATTGATGGATCGTAATGCGCCAGAAGCGCTGATGGACGGTGTATCTGGCATTGCTGACAGCGAACGACTGATTGAGGATTGGCACGGCAATGGCCGACTGGGCTATAGCGTAACGCCGCGCTTTGCGCCTACATCGACCAAAACGCAGATGGATGCTGCCGGTGCCCTCTTACGTAATGACCCAACCCTTTGGTTACAAACTCATTTGGCTGAGAACAGTGGGGAGTTAGACTGGGTAGCCGAACTGTTCCCGGGCAGCCGTGACTACCTAGCCGTGTATGAAGAGGCAGGCTTAGTCGGGCCTCGTAGCACCTTCGCCCATGGCATTCATCTTGATAACGGCATGCGCAAACGCTTGGCGGATCGAGGCGCCAATATTGCCTTTTGCCCCAGCTCCAATCTTTTTCTGGGTAGCGGGTTATTCGACCGGGAAGCAGCCAAACAAACGGGCATGACATATACGTTTGCCAGCGATATCGGCGCAGGCACTGATTTATCGGGATTTGGAACGCTTAAAGCGGCCTATCAAGTGGGTCAATTAGGTGGTCAACCCCTTACCGCATGGCAAGGGTTTTATGGCTTAACCATGGGCAATGCCAAGGCTCTCTCGCTGGATAGCCACATTGGTCAGTTGGCACCTAGCCTTGAGGCTGACTTTGTGGTGATTGACACCCAGGCAACATCGCTACTCTCTCGACGAATCAATCATTGCACCACGCTTGGTGAGCGGCTGTTTGCGCTAATGATGCTGGCGGACGACCGCGCTATTTATGAAACCTGGGCAGGCGGGCAGTGCCAGCACCGAAGGGATAAGTAA
- a CDS encoding cytochrome-c peroxidase, whose translation MTIKTTLLSALATSSFLAASLAMADDGLENYRQRFEALPYLPPIPADNSLTEEKVELGNMLFFEPRISSSGVISCATCHNPALGWADRIPRAVGHDGQVGERNTPTVLNSGFLGSQFWDGREPDLEGQALGPIEAPVEMAMDLEMALERLVGFELYQEKFSAAYPDQEEPITDDNLAHALAAFQRTLNTPNSPFDRYLHGDLEAINQQAKDGMVAFVDNGCIACHRGPTLTDSQFHAIQVPGSTDLGRYVVTEEESDKYRFRTPTLRNVAVTYPYMNNGATETLEEAVAIMGKEMLGREFDDDTISDITAFLTALTGEMPDFDVPALP comes from the coding sequence ATGACCATAAAAACCACCTTACTATCCGCACTGGCGACCAGCAGCTTTCTTGCTGCAAGCTTAGCCATGGCTGACGATGGCTTGGAAAATTACCGCCAACGCTTCGAGGCACTGCCTTACCTTCCACCAATCCCTGCGGACAACTCATTAACAGAAGAGAAGGTAGAGCTCGGCAACATGCTGTTCTTTGAACCACGCATCTCGTCGAGTGGCGTTATCAGCTGTGCCACCTGTCACAATCCAGCGCTAGGCTGGGCCGACCGAATTCCCCGCGCTGTTGGCCACGACGGGCAGGTCGGTGAACGTAATACACCCACCGTGTTGAACAGTGGCTTTTTAGGATCACAATTTTGGGATGGCCGAGAACCTGATTTAGAAGGCCAAGCACTAGGCCCTATTGAAGCACCTGTGGAAATGGCGATGGATCTGGAAATGGCATTGGAGCGGCTGGTGGGATTCGAGCTCTATCAGGAAAAATTCAGCGCCGCCTATCCTGATCAAGAAGAACCTATCACCGATGATAATTTGGCCCACGCGCTGGCCGCTTTCCAACGTACGCTCAATACACCCAACTCACCTTTTGATCGTTACCTACACGGTGATTTAGAGGCAATTAACCAACAAGCCAAAGACGGCATGGTGGCCTTTGTAGATAACGGTTGTATTGCATGCCACCGCGGGCCTACTTTAACCGATAGCCAATTCCATGCGATTCAGGTACCAGGCTCAACCGATTTGGGTCGTTACGTCGTGACTGAAGAAGAGAGCGACAAGTACCGTTTCAGAACGCCCACACTGCGCAATGTGGCGGTGACCTATCCGTATATGAATAACGGTGCGACTGAAACACTGGAAGAAGCGGTCGCTATAATGGGCAAAGAAATGCTCGGACGAGAGTTTGATGATGACACCATTAGTGATATTACCGCGTTTCTCACCGCACTAACCGGTGAAATGCCTGATTTTGACGTACCTGCACTACCCTAA
- a CDS encoding adenosine deaminase, whose amino-acid sequence MHEFLRNLPKVELHLHIEGSLEPELMFALAQRNGIELPYKTVQEAKDAYHFNDLQGFLNLYFQGMSVLRNEEDFYDLAMDYFKRARDEGVVHIDMHFDPQAHLQRGVPLEVVMAGLLKAKQEAEGNLDLSIGLIMAFLRDRPADEALHVLEQAAPYWKMLDAIGLDSAEQNNPPVKFAEVFKRAKQLGLVRVAHAGEEGPAEYIKEALDVLDVQRIDHGVRCLENDEVVERLRSEQVVLTVCPLSNVSLKVVQDLRDHPLPKLLSEGLKVTISSDDPAYFGGGLLTNHIACADAFGWDEAVFRQLTLNAIEEAFATPQRREELLARLAAV is encoded by the coding sequence ATGCATGAATTTTTACGCAACCTTCCTAAAGTAGAGCTCCATTTGCACATCGAAGGCTCGCTGGAGCCAGAGTTAATGTTTGCGCTAGCCCAGCGTAATGGGATTGAACTGCCCTACAAGACAGTTCAGGAAGCCAAAGATGCTTATCACTTCAACGATCTGCAGGGGTTCCTGAATCTCTATTTTCAGGGCATGAGCGTGCTACGTAATGAGGAAGATTTTTACGATCTGGCGATGGATTATTTCAAGCGCGCGCGGGATGAGGGCGTTGTGCATATCGACATGCACTTTGATCCTCAGGCGCATCTACAGCGTGGCGTGCCGCTGGAAGTGGTAATGGCTGGACTATTAAAAGCCAAGCAGGAGGCAGAGGGTAACCTCGACCTCTCTATCGGCTTGATTATGGCTTTTCTACGTGACCGTCCCGCAGATGAAGCATTGCACGTACTCGAACAAGCCGCTCCCTATTGGAAAATGCTGGATGCTATCGGTCTGGATAGTGCTGAACAGAATAATCCGCCGGTAAAATTTGCAGAGGTGTTTAAGCGCGCCAAGCAGCTTGGGCTTGTGCGCGTAGCTCATGCGGGGGAGGAAGGCCCCGCAGAGTATATTAAAGAAGCCCTGGATGTACTTGATGTTCAGCGCATTGATCATGGGGTGCGCTGTTTAGAAAATGATGAAGTAGTTGAGCGCTTGCGCAGTGAGCAGGTTGTTCTAACGGTTTGCCCGCTCTCAAACGTCAGCTTAAAGGTAGTCCAGGATCTGCGTGATCATCCGCTGCCCAAACTTTTGTCTGAAGGGCTCAAAGTAACCATTAGCTCGGATGACCCCGCCTATTTTGGTGGCGGTTTGTTGACTAATCACATTGCTTGCGCCGATGCGTTTGGTTGGGACGAAGCGGTATTTCGTCAGCTAACCCTCAATGCAATTGAAGAAGCTTTTGCGACCCCGCAGCGCCGCGAAGAGCTGCTGGCTCGTTTGGCGGCTGTATAG
- the cydC gene encoding thiol reductant ABC exporter subunit CydC — MMAIYREFRPWLLLLVRRRKRFLVGALLVWVTLMAGLALLGLSGWFITASALTGIALALGIPARLDVYVPGGGIRFFALARTIARYLERLYNHNTVLTLLADLRYRVFGYLTRLDETRLHGERASDWLSRLTADIDTLDNFYLRLLVPPLVALLGVVAVSLFVAIWLPGVAVLMALTLGLLWLVATLLAAAWGFTQSYQQVVDQQSLRRLVVDQVQASAELMSYQTSQWHRTMIATQEQQAFNNQRRLGRKAALINCLVSVISGLMVVAVVWFASLVFSQQLVPGPILVMAALIALGANEAFIALPASFIKLGASYAAVRRLNALTGDSSPAAAAVTLPEDVGLSIQVNQLSLRYAQTLEPALRCIDLQLPAGKRAVITGSSGAGKSSLASVLMGRLIATQGEAMVGGVKACLLSAENRANHFAMLTQQVDLFDASIAENLRIANPTASDHKLWEVLRAVALDGWIEQLPKGLATAVGEKGQQLSGGQGRRLALARLMLSSPQVVILDEPFAGVDVATANHIAAALDKWLRNRTVIFFVHQVSSLNPLPGVEYHWHLDAGKLSQCPLN; from the coding sequence ATGATGGCTATTTACCGCGAATTTCGTCCTTGGCTGCTGCTTCTAGTGCGGCGGCGAAAACGCTTTTTAGTGGGCGCTTTGCTGGTGTGGGTCACTCTGATGGCAGGGCTTGCGCTGCTGGGGTTGTCGGGTTGGTTTATTACCGCCAGTGCTCTGACCGGTATCGCCCTGGCCCTGGGTATTCCCGCGCGCCTTGATGTTTATGTCCCGGGTGGCGGCATTCGTTTCTTCGCCCTGGCGCGCACTATAGCGCGCTATCTTGAGCGTCTGTATAACCATAATACGGTGTTAACGCTGCTAGCCGACTTGCGTTATCGGGTATTTGGCTATTTAACCCGCCTTGACGAGACTCGCTTGCACGGTGAGCGTGCCAGCGACTGGCTGAGCCGGTTAACGGCGGATATCGACACCCTGGATAATTTTTACCTGCGGCTCTTAGTGCCACCGTTAGTGGCGCTGCTTGGCGTGGTGGCTGTATCGCTTTTTGTGGCCATTTGGTTGCCCGGGGTCGCCGTACTGATGGCGCTGACGCTGGGCTTGCTCTGGTTAGTGGCCACCCTGTTAGCCGCTGCCTGGGGATTTACGCAAAGCTATCAGCAGGTGGTGGACCAACAGTCGCTGCGCCGCCTAGTGGTTGATCAGGTGCAGGCCTCGGCTGAGTTGATGAGCTATCAAACGAGCCAGTGGCATCGGACGATGATCGCGACTCAAGAGCAGCAAGCGTTCAACAATCAGCGCCGCTTGGGGCGTAAGGCAGCGTTAATAAACTGCCTGGTGAGTGTCATCAGCGGATTAATGGTAGTGGCAGTCGTGTGGTTCGCTAGTCTGGTATTTAGCCAGCAGTTGGTACCGGGCCCTATTTTGGTGATGGCAGCACTGATAGCGCTGGGAGCGAATGAGGCGTTTATTGCACTACCCGCTAGCTTTATTAAGCTGGGCGCTAGCTATGCAGCGGTGCGTCGGTTAAATGCATTAACCGGCGACTCATCGCCAGCTGCCGCCGCCGTTACGCTGCCTGAAGACGTTGGTCTATCCATCCAGGTTAATCAGCTCTCTCTGCGCTATGCACAAACATTAGAGCCTGCGCTAAGGTGTATTGATCTCCAATTACCTGCTGGAAAGCGAGCGGTGATTACCGGCAGCTCTGGCGCCGGAAAATCGTCTTTAGCCAGTGTGTTGATGGGGCGGTTAATAGCGACTCAAGGTGAGGCGATGGTGGGCGGAGTTAAAGCGTGTCTGCTTTCGGCCGAAAACCGTGCTAATCATTTTGCCATGCTCACTCAGCAGGTGGATCTGTTTGATGCCTCTATTGCTGAAAACCTGCGTATAGCCAACCCCACCGCAAGCGATCACAAGCTCTGGGAGGTATTAAGGGCTGTGGCCTTGGATGGCTGGATTGAGCAACTACCGAAAGGTCTAGCCACAGCGGTGGGCGAAAAAGGCCAGCAGCTATCGGGTGGCCAAGGCCGGCGTCTGGCATTAGCACGGCTAATGCTCTCTAGCCCTCAAGTGGTGATTCTTGACGAGCCATTTGCAGGCGTTGATGTGGCGACGGCAAACCACATCGCAGCGGCCCTGGATAAATGGCTGAGGAATCGAACGGTTATATTCTTTGTTCATCAAGTTAGTTCGCTGAATCCATTGCCTGGGGTCGAGTACCACTGGCATCTAGATGCCGGTAAACTTAGCCAATGTCCGCTTAACTAA